A part of Dryobates pubescens isolate bDryPub1 chromosome 3, bDryPub1.pri, whole genome shotgun sequence genomic DNA contains:
- the PENK gene encoding proenkephalin-A: protein MALFLRLGCSLLALSTCLLPRARADCGRDCAACAYRLGPRAGIHPLACTLECEGKLPSAKAWETCKELLQLAKLDLSEDGSITPGDKKELDENHLLAKKYGGFMKRYGGFMKKMDELYRVEPEDEGNGGEILAKRYGGFMKKDSDDDALANSSDLLKELLGTGDNPEAGQYRELSEKEGDVSKRYGGFMRSVKRSPEMEDEAKELQKRYGGFMRRVGRPEWWLDYQKRYGGFLKRFADSILPSDDDGETYSKEGPEMEKRYGGFMRF, encoded by the exons ATGGCGCTGTTCCTGAGACTCGGCTGCTCGCTGCTGGCGCTCAGCACCTGCCTGCTGCCGCGGGCACGGGCAGACTGCGGTCGCGACTGTGCCGCCTGCGCCTACCGCCTGGGACCCCGCGCCGGCATCCACCCCCTG GCATGTACACTAGAGTGTGAGGGAAAGCTGCCTTCTGCCAAAGCCTGGGAGACCTgcaaggagctcctgcagctggcaaagcTGGATCTTTCTGAGGATGGCAGCATTACTCCAGGAGACAAGAAAGAGCTGGATGAGAACCATCTGCTTGCAAAGAAGTATGGAGGCTTCATGAAAAGATATGGGGGGTTCATGAAGAAAATGGACGAGCTCTACCGGGTAGAACCGGAGGATGAGGGCAACGGAGGGGAAATCCTGGCTAAGAGGTATGGAGGGTTTATGAAGAAAGACTCAGATGATGATGCCCTTGCTAATTCCTCTGATCTGCTGAAGGAGCTTCTGGGAACAGGAGATAACCCTGAAGCAGGGCAATACAGAGAGCTAAGCGAAAAGGAGGGGGACGTCAGCAAAAGGTACGGAGGCTTCATGAGGAGCGTCAAGCGCAGCCCAGAAATGGAAGATGAAGCCAAGGAGCTGCAAAAGAGATATGGTGGGTTCATGAGAAGAGTGGGCAGGCCAGAATGGTGGCTGGACTACCAGAAACGATACGGAGGCTTTCTTAAGCGCTTCGCCGACTCCATTCTCCCTTCAGATGATGATGGCGAAACTTACTCCAAAGAGGGCCCAGAGATGGAAAAGAGATATGGTGGATTTATGAGATTTTAA